The proteins below are encoded in one region of Equus caballus isolate H_3958 breed thoroughbred chromosome 18, TB-T2T, whole genome shotgun sequence:
- the TEX51 gene encoding testis-expressed protein 51 isoform X4, producing the protein MGFPGRQGTSIPCGTARQGEKGTERRPQKMLLLLLGCLLPAANGRSCFHCWPELPALIDYDLQILWGTPGPPAELSQSLHSLFLEAHDSPEAWYLDEDHLEEETAKLFDHVDQAIKKLRDDKPLLLEEIRVHKQLFCERLDEVSEELMEKACNTSCDLHFPREVINCANCRTHFLTCKDPTLCPAVTRRTLVWAVSLGVALPLAAIAGGGCYVCWRKKKKKKRAEEGPGSPLISHN; encoded by the exons ATGGGGTTCCCGGGGAGACAGGGCACCAGCATTCCATGTGGAACTGCCCGACAGGGTGAGAAGGGCACAGAGAGAAGACCCCAGAAGATGCTGCTTCTCCTGCTTGGCTGTCTCCTGCCTGCCGCCAACGGGAGGAGCTGTTTCCACTGCTGGCCAGAACTGCCAGCCTTGATAGACTACGACCTGCAGATTCTTTGGGGCACTCCAGGGCCCCCCGCAgagctctcccagagcctccactCCCTGTTCCTGGAGGCTCATGACTCCCCGGAAGCCTGGTATCTTG ATGAGGATCATCTGGAGGAAGAAACAGCCAAATTGTTCGATCACGTAGATCAAGCCATTAAGAAGTTGCGAGATG ATAAACCGTTACTTCTGGAAGAGATTCGAGTCCATAAGCAGCTGTTCTGCGAGAGGCTGGATGAAGTATCCGAGGAGCTGATGGAGAAGG CCTGCAATACATCCTGTG ACCTACACTTCCCACGGGAGGTCATCAACTGTGCCAACTGCAGGACACACTTCCTCACCTGCAAGGaccccaccctctgcccag CCGTGACCAGGAGGACCCTCGTGTGGGCTGTGAGCCTCGGCGTTGCTCTGCCCCTGGCAGCCATAGCTGGAGGTGG ATGTTACGTTTGCTGgcgcaaaaagaagaagaagaagagggcaGAAGAG GGACCTGGCAGCCCACTCATCTCCCACAACTGA
- the TEX51 gene encoding testis-expressed protein 51 isoform X1, translated as MGFPGRQGTSIPCGTARQGEKGTERRPQKMLLLLLGCLLPAANGRSCFHCWPELPALIDYDLQILWGTPGPPAELSQSLHSLFLEAHDSPEAWYLDEDHLEEETAKLFDHVDQAIKKLRDDKPLLLEEIRVHKQLFCERLDEVSEELMEKACNTSCDLHFPREVINCANCRTHFLTCKDPTLCPAVTRRTLVWAVSLGVALPLAAIAGDVTFAGAKRRRRRGQKSRDLAAHSSPTTEQRPQLLLGSSLVSGFR; from the exons ATGGGGTTCCCGGGGAGACAGGGCACCAGCATTCCATGTGGAACTGCCCGACAGGGTGAGAAGGGCACAGAGAGAAGACCCCAGAAGATGCTGCTTCTCCTGCTTGGCTGTCTCCTGCCTGCCGCCAACGGGAGGAGCTGTTTCCACTGCTGGCCAGAACTGCCAGCCTTGATAGACTACGACCTGCAGATTCTTTGGGGCACTCCAGGGCCCCCCGCAgagctctcccagagcctccactCCCTGTTCCTGGAGGCTCATGACTCCCCGGAAGCCTGGTATCTTG ATGAGGATCATCTGGAGGAAGAAACAGCCAAATTGTTCGATCACGTAGATCAAGCCATTAAGAAGTTGCGAGATG ATAAACCGTTACTTCTGGAAGAGATTCGAGTCCATAAGCAGCTGTTCTGCGAGAGGCTGGATGAAGTATCCGAGGAGCTGATGGAGAAGG CCTGCAATACATCCTGTG ACCTACACTTCCCACGGGAGGTCATCAACTGTGCCAACTGCAGGACACACTTCCTCACCTGCAAGGaccccaccctctgcccag CCGTGACCAGGAGGACCCTCGTGTGGGCTGTGAGCCTCGGCGTTGCTCTGCCCCTGGCAGCCATAGCTGGAG ATGTTACGTTTGCTGgcgcaaaaagaagaagaagaagagggcaGAAGAG CAGGGACCTGGCAGCCCACTCATCTCCCACAACTGAGCAGAGGCCGCAGTTGCTGTTAGGAAGCTCTCTCGTCTCTGGGTTCCGGTAA
- the TEX51 gene encoding testis-expressed protein 51 isoform X3 produces the protein MGFPGRQGTSIPCGTARQGEKGTERRPQKMLLLLLGCLLPAANGRSCFHCWPELPALIDYDLQILWGTPGPPAELSQSLHSLFLEAHDSPEAWYLDEDHLEEETAKLFDHVDQAIKKLRDDKPLLLEEIRVHKQLFCERLDEVSEELMEKACNTSCDLHFPREVINCANCRTHFLTCKDPTLCPAVTRRTLVWAVSLGVALPLAAIAGGGCYVCWRKKKKKKRAEEQGPGSPLISHN, from the exons ATGGGGTTCCCGGGGAGACAGGGCACCAGCATTCCATGTGGAACTGCCCGACAGGGTGAGAAGGGCACAGAGAGAAGACCCCAGAAGATGCTGCTTCTCCTGCTTGGCTGTCTCCTGCCTGCCGCCAACGGGAGGAGCTGTTTCCACTGCTGGCCAGAACTGCCAGCCTTGATAGACTACGACCTGCAGATTCTTTGGGGCACTCCAGGGCCCCCCGCAgagctctcccagagcctccactCCCTGTTCCTGGAGGCTCATGACTCCCCGGAAGCCTGGTATCTTG ATGAGGATCATCTGGAGGAAGAAACAGCCAAATTGTTCGATCACGTAGATCAAGCCATTAAGAAGTTGCGAGATG ATAAACCGTTACTTCTGGAAGAGATTCGAGTCCATAAGCAGCTGTTCTGCGAGAGGCTGGATGAAGTATCCGAGGAGCTGATGGAGAAGG CCTGCAATACATCCTGTG ACCTACACTTCCCACGGGAGGTCATCAACTGTGCCAACTGCAGGACACACTTCCTCACCTGCAAGGaccccaccctctgcccag CCGTGACCAGGAGGACCCTCGTGTGGGCTGTGAGCCTCGGCGTTGCTCTGCCCCTGGCAGCCATAGCTGGAGGTGG ATGTTACGTTTGCTGgcgcaaaaagaagaagaagaagagggcaGAAGAG CAGGGACCTGGCAGCCCACTCATCTCCCACAACTGA
- the TEX51 gene encoding testis-expressed protein 51 isoform X2, which translates to MGFPGRQGTSIPCGTARQGEKGTERRPQKMLLLLLGCLLPAANGRSCFHCWPELPALIDYDLQILWGTPGPPAELSQSLHSLFLEAHDSPEAWYLDEDHLEEETAKLFDHVDQAIKKLRDDKPLLLEEIRVHKQLFCERLDEVSEELMEKACNTSCDLHFPREVINCANCRTHFLTCKDPTLCPAVTRRTLVWAVSLGVALPLAAIAGDVTFAGAKRRRRRGQKRDLAAHSSPTTEQRPQLLLGSSLVSGFR; encoded by the exons ATGGGGTTCCCGGGGAGACAGGGCACCAGCATTCCATGTGGAACTGCCCGACAGGGTGAGAAGGGCACAGAGAGAAGACCCCAGAAGATGCTGCTTCTCCTGCTTGGCTGTCTCCTGCCTGCCGCCAACGGGAGGAGCTGTTTCCACTGCTGGCCAGAACTGCCAGCCTTGATAGACTACGACCTGCAGATTCTTTGGGGCACTCCAGGGCCCCCCGCAgagctctcccagagcctccactCCCTGTTCCTGGAGGCTCATGACTCCCCGGAAGCCTGGTATCTTG ATGAGGATCATCTGGAGGAAGAAACAGCCAAATTGTTCGATCACGTAGATCAAGCCATTAAGAAGTTGCGAGATG ATAAACCGTTACTTCTGGAAGAGATTCGAGTCCATAAGCAGCTGTTCTGCGAGAGGCTGGATGAAGTATCCGAGGAGCTGATGGAGAAGG CCTGCAATACATCCTGTG ACCTACACTTCCCACGGGAGGTCATCAACTGTGCCAACTGCAGGACACACTTCCTCACCTGCAAGGaccccaccctctgcccag CCGTGACCAGGAGGACCCTCGTGTGGGCTGTGAGCCTCGGCGTTGCTCTGCCCCTGGCAGCCATAGCTGGAG ATGTTACGTTTGCTGgcgcaaaaagaagaagaagaagagggcaGAAGAG GGACCTGGCAGCCCACTCATCTCCCACAACTGAGCAGAGGCCGCAGTTGCTGTTAGGAAGCTCTCTCGTCTCTGGGTTCCGGTAA